CCATCTCCTATAAAAGTTTTACAAAAATTATTTGAAATTATTGTTAAAGGGCAAATTTGGGAACATTTTTTTGCCACTTCTATTATAATTTTTGTAGGATATTTCATAGGTGTATTTTTAGGAATATTCTTTGGTTATATAATAGAAAAATGTACAATTTTAAAGGAAATGTTAATGCCATATCTTATATTTTTTCAAACAGCACCTAAAATTGCATTAGTACCATTATTTGTAATTTGGTTTGGATTAGGACTTACTTCTAAATTAGTTTTAATTGTATCAATGGTATTTTTTCCAGTTATGGTGGCAACAATGGTTGGAATAAGTTCTGTTCCTAAAGATATGAGAAATTTAATGAAAATATTAAATGCAAATAAGTTACAAATTCTTTTCAAAATAGAATTACCACATTCAATGCCAATGATTTTTTCTGGATTGAAAATAGGAATGGTTCAAGCAATAATTGGAGCTATAGTTGCTGAATGGATA
This Fusobacterium varium DNA region includes the following protein-coding sequences:
- a CDS encoding ABC transporter permease, producing MEKKIKGLCKGFSEYVISIGVFLIIWGIYVKVSGVAEYIMPSPIKVLQKLFEIIVKGQIWEHFFATSIIIFVGYFIGVFLGIFFGYIIEKCTILKEMLMPYLIFFQTAPKIALVPLFVIWFGLGLTSKLVLIVSMVFFPVMVATMVGISSVPKDMRNLMKILNANKLQILFKIELPHSMPMIFSGLKIGMVQAIIGAIVAEWISGKVGLGYVLIFASSTFDTTLLIAGIFFTIIVGIFYYEVVNILEKKILYWHESQRIEK